The nucleotide window TTCAATATTGTTCTTTTCAAAATTTTTGGCAAAATTTAACAACTATTATTTCTCTTTATGTTGAGTAAAAAGTCAACAAAACTCTGGATTCCCATTTCAATCTCTAAAAAAATCTTCATTCTCAATAAGCCAAAAATTTTTACTAATTTTTTTAGCGATCGCATTCTGCGAAATCCTTGTAAAACAAACCGTTCAACGAGCTTGTCCCCCCGTCAGACTATTGAGTTTGATAGTTCTTTAACTGGAGAAACAATAGTTTTAACTTCAGGTAGATTAATTCTGAGTTCAGAGATAACGATTAATGGTCTTGGCGCTGAAGAACTGACCCTAGATGCTGGAGGTAATTCCTCGTTATTTGCAGTTAATGATGGGAACCCTGAGTCTAACATCGAGGTAGGTATTAATGGTATTACTATTACAGGAGGACAGCAAAGAGTTGCCGGTGCAATAGAAAATCGCGAAAATCTGACTATCACTGAGAGTAGTATTGCTAATAACAGTTCTTTATTGGGTGGCGCAATTGTTAATGAGAGCGGAGAGTTAACTATTATTGACAGCAACATTTCCAATAATACCGCTGGCAACGGAGGTGGTGGCATTTTTGTGAGAGGAGGAAACACCAATATCGCCGATAGTATTTTCTCCAATAATCAAAGTGGTTCTTTTGGTGGTGGAATTTTTATCGCAGCGCCTGAAGATAGTGTCAACAATATCAATAATAGCGTTATCAGTGATAATGTCTCCACCCTTTCTGGTGCAGGATTTACCAATTTTGGTGGGGAAATAAATATTACCAACAGTACAATCTTGGGTAACAGATCGACAAACGGATCTGGCGGTGCAATTCTAAATGTTGCCGACTTAAATATCACTAATAGTACTATCTCTGGTAATACTGCTTTTAACCGCGGTGGTGCAATTAACCAAGCTAGCTTGGGACTTCTTACTATCAGTAATAGCACTATAACCGGTAATAGTGCCACCAACACTGCAGGTGGTCTGGCTAGTTATGCAGGTCCCAACAATACAAGCCAAGTCATTGTTGCGAACACTATTATCTCAGGTAATTTTAATACACCTGATGTGGCACTGTTCGGTTCTGAACCATTAACCAACAACATCACAAGTTCTGGTGGTAACTTGATTGGAACTGGTAATGTGCTCGAGTTTTTCAATCAGCCTACCGACCAAATTAATATTATCAATCCTGGTTTAGCCCCCCTAGGCGATAATGGTGGTCCTACTCCCACTCATCTCCCTCTGGCTGATAGTCCTGCGATTGACGCTGGTGTTAACGCACTGATTCCCCCTGGAGTAACTACAGATCAACGCGGTTTAGATCGCATCTTTAATGAAACTGTGGATGTGGGTGCGGTTGAAATTCAAGTCTCAGAAAGCAATGAGGATCAAGAGATCCAGGGTACATTCAGAAATGATACCTTAACCGGTGGTTTGGGCAACGATACCATCCTAGGATTAACGGGGAATGATTCTCTGCTTGGTTTGGAAGGAAATGATTCTATTATTGGTGGTCTAAATAACGATACTCTCGTTGGGGGATTAGGTAACGATACTCTCGTTGGGGGTCTCGGTAGAAATTGGTTCCGTTTTGATAGTCCTGAAGAAGGAATTGATACCATTACCGATTTTCGGGTCAGAAACAACCTTATTGCCGTCTCAGGATCAGGTTTTGATAATTTTGGTACACCATTGATTTCTAATTCCAGTCTACCACCGGAGTTATTTGCGCAGTTGGGATCTATTACCTCTGAAGCAGTATTCGTTTATGATCCGACGGATGGGGATTTGTTCTATCGCCGAGGTAGTATAGAAACACCAGAGACGATCCAACTTGCTAGCTTAAGTCCAGGTTTGAATCTCAATAGCAGTAATTTCTGGGTAACTTCGGTTTAAGCAAAAGTCAAAAAGTATTATTTTTCTTGTCTCCAGGCTTTACCCCTGGGGATTCTTTTTGTGGGATGATGTTTTCAAAAGATAGCAATTTTTAAACAATCTATGAATCAAACCTTAATTCCTGTAATTCTCGCTGGGGGAAAAGGAGAAAGATTTTGGCCCTTAAGTCGCCGCAAACGACCTAAACAGTTTTTATCTCTAGATGGTAGTGGGCAAAGTTTACTACAAACTACCGGAAAACGACTCTTAGATTTAGCTGGGGGTTGGCAGGATTTATGGGTAATTACCGCAGATTTGCTCGCTGAGGGGGTGAGAGAACAACTCCCGAATTTACCCTTGAGTAATTTGTTGGTGGAACCGGAGGGAAAAGATACAGCTCCCGCTGTAGCATGGGCTACTTTAAAAATAGCTCAAATCTATGGTTTAGACGCTGTGATTGGGTTTTTCCCGGCAGATCATTGGATAGGGAATCAAGAGGCTTTTGTCAAAACATTACAAAGTGCAACTCATGTAGCTGCGACTCAAGAGGCGATCGTTACTCTGGGAATTAGCCCTAATTATCCGGCCACTGGTTATGGTTATATCCAACAGGGCGAAAGTAAAGGGGAGGTTGATGGTTTCCCAGTTTACCGCATCCATCGCTTTACCGAAAAACCTGATCGCCTTACGGCTGAATCTTTTTTACACACTGGAGGCTTTAGTTGGAATAGTGGAATGTTCGTCTTTCGTGCTGGAGTAATGCTGCAAGAATTGCACACTTATGTTCCTGAAATAATCTCTCTTTTGGAAGA belongs to Gloeocapsa sp. PCC 73106 and includes:
- a CDS encoding mannose-1-phosphate guanylyltransferase, yielding MNQTLIPVILAGGKGERFWPLSRRKRPKQFLSLDGSGQSLLQTTGKRLLDLAGGWQDLWVITADLLAEGVREQLPNLPLSNLLVEPEGKDTAPAVAWATLKIAQIYGLDAVIGFFPADHWIGNQEAFVKTLQSATHVAATQEAIVTLGISPNYPATGYGYIQQGESKGEVDGFPVYRIHRFTEKPDRLTAESFLHTGGFSWNSGMFVFRAGVMLQELHTYVPEIISLLEDHEEKAYRELPKISIDYAVMEKTRLAYVLPADFGWDDLGDWNAIERLRKGETENVELARHVGLDTLNCLFYAQDEAEVIVTIGIEDLVVIRDGNVTLIAHKARTQEIKQVLKSLANDTQLGELL
- a CDS encoding calcium-binding protein, translated to MLSKKSTKLWIPISISKKIFILNKPKIFTNFFSDRILRNPCKTNRSTSLSPRQTIEFDSSLTGETIVLTSGRLILSSEITINGLGAEELTLDAGGNSSLFAVNDGNPESNIEVGINGITITGGQQRVAGAIENRENLTITESSIANNSSLLGGAIVNESGELTIIDSNISNNTAGNGGGGIFVRGGNTNIADSIFSNNQSGSFGGGIFIAAPEDSVNNINNSVISDNVSTLSGAGFTNFGGEINITNSTILGNRSTNGSGGAILNVADLNITNSTISGNTAFNRGGAINQASLGLLTISNSTITGNSATNTAGGLASYAGPNNTSQVIVANTIISGNFNTPDVALFGSEPLTNNITSSGGNLIGTGNVLEFFNQPTDQINIINPGLAPLGDNGGPTPTHLPLADSPAIDAGVNALIPPGVTTDQRGLDRIFNETVDVGAVEIQVSESNEDQEIQGTFRNDTLTGGLGNDTILGLTGNDSLLGLEGNDSIIGGLNNDTLVGGLGNDTLVGGLGRNWFRFDSPEEGIDTITDFRVRNNLIAVSGSGFDNFGTPLISNSSLPPELFAQLGSITSEAVFVYDPTDGDLFYRRGSIETPETIQLASLSPGLNLNSSNFWVTSV